A single genomic interval of Desulfovibrio intestinalis harbors:
- the rimM gene encoding ribosome maturation factor RimM (Essential for efficient processing of 16S rRNA) — protein MADSWIHMGTLARPHGIKGEICIDWYADSPLLLTTPLWIQAGDAEPRRIRPLAVRSHKGRPLLLLEGVADRTAAENFRGYKLLTKRDSLPEPEDDEVYLEDLLGGDVLLPDGQRIGTLDHFEYPADLEMWVIMTDDGKEVLFPARPEFIVGFDVDAPAVVIDPPEGLLDIYLSDTSEKK, from the coding sequence ATGGCGGATTCATGGATTCATATGGGCACGCTTGCGAGGCCCCACGGCATTAAAGGGGAGATCTGCATCGACTGGTATGCAGACTCTCCCCTGCTTTTGACTACCCCTCTCTGGATTCAGGCGGGCGATGCTGAACCGCGTCGTATCCGGCCTTTGGCCGTTCGCAGTCACAAGGGGCGTCCCCTGCTCTTGCTTGAGGGCGTGGCAGACCGCACCGCTGCTGAAAACTTTCGTGGATATAAGCTGCTCACCAAGCGAGATTCCCTGCCAGAGCCGGAAGACGACGAAGTCTATCTGGAAGACCTGCTTGGCGGCGATGTGCTGTTGCCCGACGGGCAACGCATTGGTACGCTTGACCATTTCGAGTATCCCGCTGATCTTGAAATGTGGGTCATCATGACGGATGACGGCAAGGAAGTACTTTTTCCTGCAAGACCGGAATTCATCGTGGGCTTTGATGTGGATGCCCCGGCAGTGGTCATTGATCCACCGGAAGGATTATTGGATATTTATCTCTCGGATACTTCAGAGAAAAAGTAA
- the mutM gene encoding bifunctional DNA-formamidopyrimidine glycosylase/DNA-(apurinic or apyrimidinic site) lyase yields MPELPEVETIVRTLRPHVQGCIITNAQVLRATSQHPLSVPLEDLRGCRIVEVGRRGKLLLMHLDATQAENAAVRKYKDLRLAVHLRMTGRLMPYAAHTEPGTHTRCILDLDMPPAQGQTSKDVLCAGETPSEQAKDELEQREGKAGIVHEGPRRLFFDDVRAFGLMLAGPSDIFERWPFWSGLGPEPLGMTKKDFIRAISGRKSAIKGVLLDQKILAGVGNIYADESLFAAGIDPRHKAADLTAEQAKCLLKCLQDVLNLSISQCGSSIRDYRDANGDAGAFQNTFAVYGRGGQPCKKCGRLLEKAKVSGRSTVYCSHCQS; encoded by the coding sequence ATGCCTGAATTGCCAGAAGTTGAAACAATTGTCAGAACGCTGCGGCCTCATGTGCAGGGATGCATTATCACAAATGCGCAGGTGTTACGCGCCACCAGCCAGCACCCTTTGAGTGTTCCGCTGGAAGATTTGCGTGGATGCCGCATTGTAGAAGTAGGGCGGCGCGGAAAACTGCTACTTATGCATCTGGACGCCACGCAGGCTGAAAATGCAGCTGTGCGCAAATATAAAGACCTGCGGCTAGCCGTGCACCTGCGTATGACCGGGCGGCTTATGCCCTATGCTGCCCACACTGAGCCCGGTACCCACACCCGGTGCATACTTGATCTGGATATGCCCCCGGCGCAAGGGCAGACAAGTAAAGATGTTTTGTGCGCTGGAGAAACCCCTTCAGAGCAGGCGAAAGACGAGCTGGAGCAGCGTGAGGGTAAGGCTGGTATTGTGCATGAAGGGCCGCGCCGTTTATTTTTTGACGATGTGCGCGCTTTCGGTCTCATGCTGGCGGGACCCTCCGATATTTTTGAGCGCTGGCCCTTCTGGAGTGGGCTTGGCCCCGAGCCATTGGGCATGACGAAAAAAGATTTTATCAGGGCTATTTCCGGCAGAAAATCAGCCATTAAGGGCGTGCTGCTGGATCAAAAAATTCTGGCGGGGGTCGGCAACATCTATGCAGACGAAAGCTTGTTTGCCGCAGGCATTGATCCGCGTCACAAGGCCGCAGATCTTACGGCCGAACAGGCGAAATGTCTGCTGAAGTGCTTGCAGGACGTGCTGAATTTGTCCATATCCCAGTGCGGCAGCTCCATACGCGACTACAGGGACGCCAACGGCGATGCAGGAGCTTTTCAAAATACTTTTGCGGTGTATGGCCGCGGCGGCCAGCCATGCAAAAAATGCGGTAGGCTCCTTGAAAAAGCCAAAGTGTCGGGACGCAGCACGGTTTACTGCTCACACTGTCAGAGTTAG
- a CDS encoding flavodoxin family protein: protein MKFYAINGSPRKKHNTATVLAKALEGVSAVLPDAQTEMLHLYDYSYKGCISCFECKRLGGKSYGKCAVRDELAPVLEKLSLADGIIFGSPIYFKGITGEMRSFFERFLFPYLVYDATYSSIAPKKMKTAFIYTMNVTDAAMRDMNYPEHLGGMEYFTGRMLTPPSVLYVNDTYQFMDYSKYKVECFSEEAKLKRKNEEFPKDCQKAFELGMAMARS, encoded by the coding sequence ATGAAATTTTACGCTATTAACGGAAGCCCGAGAAAGAAACACAATACAGCCACGGTGTTGGCCAAAGCCCTTGAAGGCGTGTCGGCTGTTCTTCCTGATGCGCAGACAGAAATGCTGCACCTTTACGACTATTCGTACAAAGGCTGTATAAGCTGCTTCGAGTGCAAGCGCCTGGGCGGAAAATCGTACGGCAAGTGCGCGGTACGAGACGAGCTGGCCCCTGTGCTGGAAAAACTTTCTCTCGCCGACGGCATTATCTTTGGCTCGCCTATATACTTCAAAGGCATCACTGGCGAAATGCGTTCTTTCTTTGAGCGCTTTCTTTTCCCCTATCTCGTGTACGATGCCACCTATTCTTCCATCGCCCCCAAGAAAATGAAAACAGCCTTTATCTACACGATGAACGTCACAGACGCTGCCATGAGAGACATGAACTATCCTGAACATCTTGGCGGTATGGAGTATTTTACGGGCAGAATGCTGACGCCGCCTTCCGTACTTTATGTGAATGATACATATCAGTTTATGGACTACAGCAAATACAAGGTGGAATGCTTCTCTGAAGAAGCCAAACTGAAGCGGAAAAATGAGGAGTTTCCCAAGGATTGCCAAAAGGCCTTTGAACTGGGCATGGCAATGGCTCGCTCGTAA
- a CDS encoding winged helix-turn-helix transcriptional regulator has product MQAKVAVGYSTVLPRESVYEVPCPLIHALNLIGGKWKLPILWHLADTGCCGFNALGREVTGITNMMLGKCLKELEADGLISRTELEGKVRRVQYALTAQGWRLLPTLKGLYQWGKEHLEIEFAAQQK; this is encoded by the coding sequence ATGCAGGCAAAAGTGGCGGTTGGCTATAGCACGGTTTTACCGCGAGAAAGTGTTTATGAAGTTCCCTGTCCCTTGATTCATGCACTGAATCTCATTGGCGGCAAGTGGAAACTTCCTATTCTCTGGCATCTGGCAGATACAGGCTGTTGCGGCTTCAATGCCCTTGGCCGGGAAGTGACCGGAATCACCAATATGATGCTTGGAAAATGCCTTAAAGAGCTGGAGGCTGACGGTCTGATCAGTAGAACAGAGCTTGAAGGCAAAGTGCGCCGTGTGCAATATGCCCTGACTGCGCAAGGCTGGCGACTGCTTCCCACACTGAAAGGGCTTTACCAGTGGGGCAAAGAGCATCTGGAAATTGAATTCGCAGCCCAGCAGAAGTAG
- a CDS encoding ComEC/Rec2 family competence protein yields the protein MRYPPLQAPLFWQTCLCFWIGGIASAVWPQQTLLCLFLLILADRRLWRITRLAFCSMLAVAGLLTAQWQLFGSPWQQGLSNPEQLLWLAQGSKNLRVCGTVTDSQGLPDQRLRLLLSGLMPEMAEQAKVIPVGHEQSEQTAVPAEQGPAPAPLTSLAALTWENPPLRPLPGQNLCLNLRPIPMQGFANVGQLPWELWWAAQGVHWRMWTQGERAEPLLQGEPGRSAHWREILRSDFLTALKAPLMQPPLLHPNDVAPDVSNPQYASAGFTSQSGGSELSQGKAILLALLFGDRQYLDQATLNNFAAATLVHSLALSGQHLVIAGMLGLACVLTLARLRPGIYLHHPKTLWVILASLPPALAYLWLGNAPASLLRATVMLFVVALWLTIGRPRTTLDALCAALLCITVAAPLNVFDTGLQLSALCVGAIGLSLPWLRQLTPEADTFSARGLRARLFWWGRTLLRIFLVSLCVQVVLLPLNMLLFGNAGFWFPLNVAWLPVADLFVLPASVLGLLCAATGMEPAARLILDVAALPCQWLVDMLDWLAESGFLSAPSMLRPHWTALPAFAALLTALAFKAGRPTLPKAALRLLLAGGLLLFAGPILRLSERLSPEIRLDVLDVGQSQAVVLRLPGHVRMMLDGGGSASPRFDPGQNIVAPVLLYNDAPRVNAVLNSHPDLDHMGGLVHILRQFGVSALFDNGRNSSDARNGWGEIWAKVRQEHMAQPLAQGDIILLGNPANGLQLEILHPPRANKISPVTNSAVNAAWEGNNASLVAKLTQHGKGLAIIPGDAERKSLRHMLDKGMDLRAEVLVLPHHGSDSSYLPDFYEAVQPRIVVAACGFENRYGYPGKKVRAWLDNAAIPLLFTGRDGQVSLIWPRDKGQDASVHVETQRASHEEAKGGRKEASRGGSPSRKELAEDTDKIKD from the coding sequence ATGCGCTACCCGCCCCTGCAAGCCCCTTTGTTCTGGCAGACCTGCCTTTGCTTCTGGATAGGCGGCATTGCCTCTGCTGTGTGGCCGCAACAGACCCTTCTTTGCCTTTTTCTCCTGATTCTGGCTGACAGACGCCTGTGGCGGATAACCCGCCTTGCTTTCTGCTCAATGCTGGCTGTTGCCGGGCTGCTGACCGCACAGTGGCAATTGTTCGGCAGTCCGTGGCAACAGGGGCTTTCCAACCCGGAACAACTACTCTGGCTGGCGCAAGGGAGCAAAAACTTGCGCGTTTGCGGCACAGTCACTGACAGCCAGGGCTTGCCTGACCAGAGGTTACGGTTACTGCTCTCTGGCCTGATGCCTGAAATGGCAGAACAGGCAAAAGTTATCCCCGTCGGCCACGAGCAGAGCGAGCAAACAGCAGTTCCCGCTGAACAGGGTCCGGCCCCAGCGCCGCTGACCAGCCTTGCCGCGCTCACATGGGAAAATCCGCCTTTGCGGCCCCTGCCGGGGCAAAACCTCTGCCTCAATCTGCGGCCCATCCCCATGCAGGGGTTCGCCAACGTTGGGCAATTGCCGTGGGAACTCTGGTGGGCGGCACAGGGCGTACACTGGCGCATGTGGACGCAGGGCGAGCGCGCTGAACCTCTTTTGCAAGGCGAACCCGGACGTTCTGCCCATTGGCGTGAAATCCTGCGTTCGGATTTTCTGACGGCCCTGAAGGCCCCCCTGATGCAGCCTCCACTGCTTCATCCCAATGATGTTGCGCCTGACGTTTCAAATCCCCAATATGCCTCCGCTGGTTTCACTTCACAGTCTGGCGGCTCTGAACTGAGCCAGGGCAAGGCTATTCTTCTGGCCCTGCTTTTCGGAGACAGACAGTATCTGGATCAGGCAACCCTGAACAATTTCGCGGCCGCCACTCTTGTGCACAGTCTGGCTCTTTCAGGCCAGCATCTGGTTATTGCGGGTATGCTTGGGCTGGCCTGTGTGTTGACTCTGGCTCGCCTGCGTCCTGGCATCTACCTGCACCACCCCAAAACGCTGTGGGTCATACTGGCGTCCCTGCCTCCGGCACTGGCCTACTTATGGCTGGGAAACGCTCCGGCATCTCTGCTGCGGGCTACGGTCATGCTTTTTGTGGTAGCGCTATGGCTCACTATAGGCCGCCCGCGCACAACGCTGGACGCTTTGTGCGCGGCGCTTCTGTGCATCACCGTGGCCGCTCCGTTGAATGTTTTTGATACAGGGTTGCAACTCTCGGCCCTGTGCGTGGGAGCCATCGGATTGAGCCTGCCCTGGCTGCGGCAATTAACGCCGGAAGCAGATACTTTTTCTGCAAGAGGGTTGCGTGCACGCCTGTTCTGGTGGGGCCGTACGCTGCTGCGCATTTTTCTAGTCTCGCTCTGTGTGCAGGTGGTTCTGCTGCCGCTCAACATGCTTCTTTTCGGCAACGCCGGATTCTGGTTTCCTCTCAATGTGGCATGGCTGCCTGTGGCTGATCTTTTTGTATTGCCAGCCTCTGTTCTGGGTTTGTTATGCGCGGCAACGGGTATGGAGCCCGCTGCCCGCCTGATATTGGACGTGGCAGCTTTGCCGTGTCAGTGGCTGGTAGATATGCTGGACTGGCTGGCTGAAAGCGGCTTTTTGTCAGCTCCATCCATGCTGCGCCCGCACTGGACAGCCCTGCCCGCCTTTGCCGCCCTGCTTACGGCACTGGCTTTCAAGGCAGGACGCCCCACCCTGCCCAAAGCGGCACTTCGCCTCTTGCTGGCAGGGGGACTGCTGCTTTTTGCTGGCCCCATATTGCGGCTGTCAGAACGCCTGTCGCCAGAGATACGTCTGGACGTGCTGGATGTCGGCCAAAGTCAGGCCGTGGTTCTTCGCCTGCCGGGGCATGTGCGCATGATGTTGGACGGCGGCGGCAGCGCGTCACCACGGTTTGATCCCGGCCAGAACATCGTAGCCCCGGTCTTGCTCTACAACGATGCGCCACGCGTGAACGCGGTGCTGAACAGCCATCCCGATCTGGACCACATGGGCGGCTTGGTGCATATTTTACGGCAGTTTGGTGTAAGCGCCCTGTTTGACAACGGACGCAACAGCAGTGACGCCAGAAATGGCTGGGGAGAAATCTGGGCCAAGGTACGGCAAGAGCATATGGCCCAGCCTCTTGCGCAAGGCGACATTATACTTCTTGGCAATCCAGCCAATGGCCTGCAACTGGAAATTCTGCATCCGCCGCGCGCCAACAAGATCAGCCCCGTGACGAACAGCGCCGTCAACGCCGCATGGGAGGGCAATAACGCGTCCCTGGTGGCAAAGCTGACCCAGCATGGCAAGGGGCTGGCTATCATTCCCGGCGACGCCGAACGTAAAAGCCTGCGGCATATGCTGGATAAGGGGATGGACCTTCGGGCCGAAGTGCTGGTGCTGCCCCATCACGGTTCAGACAGCAGCTACCTGCCCGATTTTTATGAGGCTGTGCAGCCCAGAATAGTAGTTGCGGCCTGCGGATTTGAAAACCGCTACGGCTACCCAGGCAAAAAGGTGCGGGCTTGGTTGGACAACGCGGCGATACCCCTGTTGTTCACAGGGCGGGACGGGCAGGTAAGCCTGATCTGGCCAAGGGACAAAGGGCAGGATGCCAGCGTGCATGTTGAGACCCAGAGAGCGAGCCATGAGGAAGCAAAAGGCGGCAGAAAGGAAGCCAGCCGGGGCGGATCCCCAAGCCGCAAAGAACTTGCAGAAGATACAGACAAAATTAAAGATTAA
- the smpB gene encoding SsrA-binding protein SmpB has product MSQKTSPSTIAVNKKARHLYELSEFTEAGIILTGPEVKSIRAGKVNFIDSYVDFRRGEAWLVSLHVAPYSNAGYAPQEPDRARKLLLHQREIAKLAGLVAQKGLTVVPVRLYLKRGKVKVEVAIGRGKKLHDHRESLKKRAEERDMARELS; this is encoded by the coding sequence ATGAGCCAAAAAACATCACCTTCCACTATTGCCGTTAATAAAAAGGCCCGCCACCTCTATGAACTTTCTGAGTTTACAGAGGCTGGCATTATACTTACCGGCCCTGAAGTCAAAAGCATTCGCGCGGGCAAGGTCAACTTTATCGATAGCTATGTAGATTTTCGCCGGGGTGAAGCCTGGCTGGTCTCTCTGCATGTGGCTCCTTACTCCAATGCGGGCTACGCGCCGCAAGAGCCGGACCGCGCCAGAAAACTGCTGCTGCACCAGCGTGAAATTGCCAAGCTGGCAGGTCTTGTGGCCCAGAAAGGCCTGACGGTTGTGCCTGTTCGCCTGTACCTCAAACGGGGCAAAGTCAAGGTAGAAGTAGCCATAGGCCGGGGCAAGAAATTGCACGACCATCGCGAAAGCCTTAAAAAACGCGCTGAAGAGCGGGACATGGCCCGCGAACTGTCGTAA
- the ptsP gene encoding phosphoenolpyruvate--protein phosphotransferase: protein MARAVLFGSPVSPGIAIGRVRFMHKLQQDEERRITPSEVEAEQAALRLAAEDVRASLQTTMENVPEDLAEYRDVIAAQMEMARDAKLLNATLARIEQKLIAAPWALRLTVEELCALFRGMDDPYLRDRAQDIRAVGLRLRERLFADPTETPGSAEPAVLVAEDLSPADVMELNLDCVLGILTTEGGPTSHTAILSRSLHIPCLSGVTGLVSVARENELVIIDGLGGSVLLEPDEADLARYEARRLEYTGWEELTLLTARWPAEMCDGVRVVVQANLESNEELAAIPRSGADGVGLYRTEFAYLKGRLPDEEELLAEYSVVAQKISPERVVFRTLDVGADKMLHAQAALKEPNPALGLRGIRFCLRHQGLFRTQLRALMRAGVHGNVAIMLPMVSGLDEVQQVRRIIQEMHQELTAQNLPHAPVLPLGVMIETPAAALICDALARECDFFSIGTNDLIHYIMGIDRNNRHVAYLNEPLHPAVVRSLKHIVDAAHREGIGVSVCGELASDPLGMALLLGMGVDTISAAPRFVPGLKHLIRQLSAETCMELAHSVLLSTDVAASRRMVREQLHQSLGPELAFHTTSLLTHSQP from the coding sequence ATGGCCCGCGCGGTACTTTTTGGATCTCCCGTTTCTCCCGGCATAGCCATTGGCCGGGTGCGCTTCATGCACAAGTTGCAGCAGGATGAAGAACGGCGCATCACGCCTTCTGAAGTGGAGGCTGAACAGGCCGCCCTGCGCCTTGCCGCCGAAGATGTGCGCGCATCACTGCAAACGACAATGGAAAACGTGCCCGAAGATCTGGCCGAATATCGTGATGTCATTGCCGCACAAATGGAAATGGCCCGCGATGCCAAGCTGCTCAACGCTACCCTCGCGCGCATTGAACAAAAACTCATTGCCGCGCCCTGGGCTTTGCGTCTGACGGTTGAAGAATTGTGCGCCCTGTTCAGGGGAATGGACGACCCCTATCTGCGAGACCGCGCGCAAGACATCCGCGCCGTGGGGCTGCGCCTGCGCGAACGGCTGTTCGCAGACCCCACTGAAACTCCCGGTTCGGCTGAACCCGCAGTGCTGGTAGCTGAAGATCTTTCCCCGGCTGACGTTATGGAATTGAATCTGGACTGCGTGCTGGGCATTCTGACTACCGAGGGTGGCCCAACCTCGCACACAGCCATTCTTTCACGCAGCCTGCATATTCCCTGCTTGTCCGGCGTTACCGGACTTGTGAGTGTGGCCAGAGAAAACGAACTGGTCATTATTGACGGCCTTGGCGGCAGCGTGCTGCTGGAACCGGACGAGGCGGATCTGGCCCGGTATGAAGCCCGCCGCCTCGAATACACCGGATGGGAAGAGCTGACCTTGCTGACGGCACGCTGGCCCGCAGAAATGTGCGACGGCGTGCGCGTGGTGGTTCAGGCCAACCTGGAGAGCAACGAAGAACTTGCCGCAATACCACGCAGCGGAGCAGACGGCGTTGGCCTGTACCGTACGGAATTCGCCTACCTCAAAGGCCGCCTGCCCGATGAAGAAGAACTGCTGGCCGAATACTCCGTTGTGGCCCAAAAGATTTCTCCTGAGCGCGTTGTTTTTCGCACACTTGACGTAGGTGCGGATAAAATGCTGCATGCCCAGGCTGCCCTCAAGGAACCCAATCCCGCCCTCGGGCTGCGCGGCATACGTTTTTGCCTGCGCCATCAGGGTCTTTTTCGCACCCAGTTGCGCGCGCTGATGCGGGCCGGAGTTCACGGCAACGTGGCCATCATGCTGCCTATGGTTTCAGGCCTGGACGAAGTGCAGCAGGTGCGCCGTATTATACAGGAAATGCATCAGGAGCTGACCGCGCAAAACCTGCCGCACGCGCCAGTGCTTCCCTTGGGCGTCATGATAGAAACTCCGGCGGCGGCCCTCATTTGCGATGCCCTTGCCAGGGAATGCGATTTTTTCAGCATTGGCACCAATGACCTCATACACTACATTATGGGCATAGACCGCAACAACCGCCATGTGGCATATCTTAATGAACCCCTGCACCCCGCTGTGGTACGCTCGCTCAAACATATTGTTGACGCAGCCCACCGCGAAGGCATAGGAGTTTCCGTCTGCGGCGAACTGGCCTCGGACCCCCTGGGCATGGCCTTGTTGCTGGGCATGGGGGTAGATACGATATCTGCGGCTCCACGCTTTGTGCCGGGCTTGAAGCACCTTATCCGCCAGCTCAGTGCCGAAACCTGCATGGAACTGGCCCACAGCGTGCTCCTGAGCACTGATGTTGCCGCGTCCCGCCGCATGGTTCGCGAGCAATTACACCAATCTCTTGGGCCGGAACTGGCCTTTCACACCACCAGCCTTTTGACACACAGCCAGCCATGA